One window from the genome of bacterium encodes:
- a CDS encoding UPF0164 family protein — translation MKTRVFLFIAFLFTGSALFAVSKTGTTAAQFLKIGVGSRAAAMGSAYVAVANDASAIYWNPAGLARLTAHEALLAHSEWLADINYDFGGVVIRMGNMGLIAASLTILSMDEMMVRTETEPEGTGEYFGASDACATITYSRSLTDRFSIGMNFKYIRQGIYHMNANGFAFDVGTLFTTQFYGMRIGMNIANFGTKMRMAGKDSKIFVDINPEASGSNATLPAHLETQSWPLPLLFRVGVAIDPLQLRRHRMTVALDALHPNDNSERVNAGIEYSFRELVALRAGYQSAWGLDAEDGLTFGGGLRYQIPGAMTFKLDYAYAEWGRLANAQRLSLGIEF, via the coding sequence ATGAAAACGAGAGTCTTTCTATTCATAGCCTTCCTGTTCACCGGCAGCGCCTTGTTCGCCGTGTCCAAGACCGGAACCACGGCCGCCCAGTTTCTCAAGATCGGCGTCGGCAGCCGGGCTGCGGCTATGGGCAGCGCTTATGTGGCTGTGGCCAATGACGCTTCCGCCATTTATTGGAATCCGGCCGGCCTGGCCCGGTTGACCGCGCACGAGGCCCTTCTGGCTCACAGTGAATGGCTGGCGGACATCAACTATGATTTCGGCGGCGTCGTGATCCGGATGGGAAATATGGGCCTGATCGCCGCAAGTCTGACCATCCTGTCTATGGATGAGATGATGGTGCGGACGGAAACAGAGCCCGAAGGCACGGGGGAATATTTCGGCGCATCGGATGCCTGCGCAACCATCACCTACAGCCGCAGCCTTACCGACCGGTTTTCCATCGGCATGAATTTCAAGTATATCCGCCAGGGCATCTACCATATGAACGCCAACGGCTTTGCCTTTGACGTGGGCACGCTGTTCACCACGCAGTTTTACGGCATGCGCATCGGCATGAATATCGCCAATTTCGGCACCAAGATGCGTATGGCCGGCAAGGATTCTAAAATTTTTGTCGACATCAACCCCGAGGCCAGCGGCAGCAACGCCACACTGCCGGCCCATCTGGAAACCCAGAGCTGGCCTCTGCCGCTGCTGTTTCGCGTCGGCGTGGCCATTGATCCGCTGCAACTCCGTCGCCATCGCATGACCGTTGCCCTCGATGCACTCCATCCGAACGACAATAGCGAGCGTGTGAACGCAGGCATCGAGTACAGCTTTCGCGAATTGGTGGCGTTGCGCGCAGGTTACCAGTCCGCCTGGGGCTTGGACGCTGAGGATGGCTTGACCTTCGGCGGCGGCCTGCGCTATCAAATACCCGGCGCCATGACCTTCAAACTGGATTACGCCTATGCGGAGTGGGGCCGGCTGGCCAACGCGCAACGGCTGTCGTTGGGCATTGAATTTTAG